In Paraburkholderia sp. BL10I2N1, a single genomic region encodes these proteins:
- a CDS encoding acyl-CoA dehydrogenase family protein produces MTYQLTDDQIQIRDLIRRVATERVAPRADEIDRTAEYPHDMYALLKELGLFTLPFPEAYGGAGSVMSACIAVEELGRVCYNTGYLLVVQWTPFGAILEGGTQEQKARLLPGLASGELRGALSITESQSGSDVSGIRTTARRQNDGYVLNGSKIWCTNSHIADFMLVAARTLDEAGNPLGINLFIVDRKTPGLTIGREEDKMGARGVASCPLFFDDAFVSAGNRLGPEGGQGFKVAMEALNTSRPIVAARAIGIAQGAIDHTIRFIQDRVAFGQTISNFQGVRWMVADMVTQTEAARQLVYRTASLVDSGVTGRELAPMAAMAKMFASDVAMKVATDAVQLFGAAGISNEYPINRYFRDAKVVQIIEGTNQIQRNIVADSVLGRVKKN; encoded by the coding sequence GTGACTTATCAACTGACAGACGACCAGATCCAGATCCGCGACCTGATCCGCCGTGTGGCAACTGAACGGGTAGCGCCGCGGGCGGACGAAATCGACCGCACCGCCGAATATCCGCATGACATGTACGCGTTGCTTAAGGAGCTGGGTCTTTTCACGCTTCCCTTTCCTGAGGCGTATGGCGGCGCAGGCAGCGTGATGTCCGCCTGCATCGCCGTCGAGGAATTGGGGCGGGTTTGCTACAACACGGGTTACCTGCTGGTGGTGCAATGGACGCCCTTCGGCGCGATTCTGGAAGGCGGCACGCAAGAGCAGAAGGCCCGCCTGCTGCCGGGCCTTGCGTCGGGCGAATTGCGCGGCGCGCTTTCCATAACGGAATCACAAAGTGGCTCGGACGTGTCGGGAATCCGCACCACGGCGCGCCGCCAGAACGACGGCTACGTGCTAAACGGCTCCAAGATCTGGTGCACCAATTCGCACATCGCCGATTTCATGCTGGTGGCGGCGAGAACGCTGGATGAAGCAGGCAACCCGCTCGGGATCAACCTCTTTATCGTAGACCGCAAGACGCCAGGACTCACGATCGGCCGCGAGGAAGACAAGATGGGTGCGCGCGGCGTGGCCTCCTGTCCGCTCTTTTTCGACGATGCCTTCGTCAGCGCCGGCAACCGTCTTGGCCCCGAGGGCGGACAGGGTTTCAAGGTCGCGATGGAAGCGCTCAATACGAGCCGCCCGATTGTGGCGGCTCGCGCGATAGGCATCGCGCAGGGCGCGATCGATCACACCATCCGCTTCATACAGGACCGCGTCGCCTTCGGACAGACGATCAGCAACTTCCAGGGCGTGCGCTGGATGGTGGCCGACATGGTCACGCAAACGGAAGCTGCGCGTCAGCTCGTCTATCGCACCGCCTCGCTGGTGGACTCCGGCGTGACAGGGCGTGAGCTGGCGCCGATGGCGGCGATGGCGAAGATGTTCGCCTCCGACGTGGCGATGAAAGTCGCCACCGACGCAGTGCAGCTGTTTGGCGCAGCGGGGATCTCGAACGAATATCCGATCAACCGCTATTTCCGCGACGCCAAGGTCGTTCAGATCATCGAAGGGACCAACCAGATCCAGCGAAATATCGTCGCGGACAGCGTCCTCGGACGCGTCAAGAAAAACTGA
- a CDS encoding MaoC/PaaZ C-terminal domain-containing protein, whose amino-acid sequence MEEIETVGLGIHWEDLPVGRKFKTVGRTVTEADVVNFVSVTGMLEVLFTNTEFLKETSAIKGRVAPGALVFTFIEGLLTQATMQGVGFAFLNMEFDIKGPTFVGDTIHAECEVIECRASNGRPGLGLVRTRNRVFKQDGSEVMVYTPLRLVKGKNYKA is encoded by the coding sequence ATGGAAGAGATCGAAACGGTTGGTTTGGGGATTCACTGGGAAGACCTGCCCGTCGGCCGCAAGTTCAAGACCGTCGGACGTACCGTCACCGAAGCGGATGTCGTCAATTTTGTTTCCGTGACCGGCATGCTCGAGGTGCTGTTTACCAACACCGAGTTTCTGAAAGAGACATCCGCAATCAAGGGCCGTGTCGCGCCGGGCGCGCTGGTATTTACGTTCATCGAAGGCCTGCTGACCCAGGCGACGATGCAAGGGGTCGGCTTTGCATTCCTGAACATGGAATTCGACATCAAGGGTCCAACCTTCGTCGGGGACACCATCCATGCCGAATGTGAAGTCATCGAATGCCGTGCCAGCAACGGGCGCCCGGGGCTGGGGCTGGTGCGCACCCGCAACCGCGTGTTCAAGCAGGACGGCTCGGAAGTCATGGTGTACACCCCGCTTCGACTGGTGAAGGGCAAAAACTACAAGGCGTGA
- a CDS encoding CoA transferase, with product MHTPQQPLDLPTGPLAGVRVIDLTINVLGPVATQLLGDMGADIIKIEPPEGDQNRKNGPGRNPDMAVFYTIMNRNKRSVSLNLKLAECREAVLRLVETADVFIHSMRPSAAKRLGIDYDSIKARNPRIIYASGLGYRPDGPYKDRPAFDDVIQGESGIAAMNRDTDGSPRYFPTVIVDKFCGYVLASSVSMALYHRERTGLGQCVQVPMFETMLQFNLFEHLWEGALGSTEGKGLGYTRMFSPHRRPYATSDGHICLLAVNNDQWRRVLCAIDAAHLLEDPRFCHMADRMRNINELYRLVSDAIQTRTTAEWNAIFAAADVPHGPVRELNDLMQDDYLKETGFFRHYEHPTEGDMVMTSIPVHFSESPGNVRYLPPNLGEHSIEVLVEAGYTVSEAAQLSGRAPVEARRTPETVTKA from the coding sequence ATGCACACCCCACAGCAACCTCTGGACCTGCCAACCGGCCCACTAGCTGGTGTGCGCGTCATCGACCTGACCATCAATGTGCTGGGGCCCGTCGCCACACAACTTCTCGGCGACATGGGCGCGGACATCATCAAGATCGAGCCGCCGGAAGGCGACCAGAACCGCAAGAACGGGCCCGGTCGCAACCCCGACATGGCGGTGTTCTATACGATCATGAATCGTAACAAGCGGAGCGTGTCACTGAACCTGAAACTTGCCGAATGTCGTGAAGCCGTGCTTCGGCTGGTCGAGACCGCTGATGTTTTCATTCACAGCATGCGGCCCAGCGCGGCGAAGCGTCTTGGCATCGATTACGACAGTATCAAGGCACGCAATCCGCGCATCATTTACGCGTCGGGGCTCGGATATCGTCCGGATGGTCCTTACAAGGATCGCCCGGCATTCGACGACGTCATCCAGGGCGAGAGCGGCATCGCCGCGATGAATCGCGACACCGACGGCTCACCGCGCTATTTCCCCACGGTCATCGTCGACAAGTTCTGCGGATACGTGCTTGCTTCATCCGTCAGCATGGCGCTGTATCACCGCGAACGCACCGGTCTTGGCCAGTGCGTACAGGTGCCGATGTTCGAAACGATGCTTCAGTTCAATCTGTTTGAACATTTGTGGGAGGGCGCGCTTGGCTCGACCGAAGGAAAGGGGCTTGGTTATACGCGGATGTTCTCGCCCCACCGCCGGCCCTACGCGACCAGCGACGGGCACATCTGCCTGCTGGCGGTAAACAACGATCAATGGCGGCGTGTACTGTGTGCGATCGACGCGGCCCATCTGCTCGAAGACCCGCGCTTTTGTCACATGGCCGACCGCATGCGCAATATCAACGAGTTGTACCGCTTAGTCAGCGATGCGATACAGACCCGGACCACTGCCGAGTGGAACGCCATCTTTGCGGCCGCCGACGTGCCGCACGGTCCGGTGCGCGAGTTGAACGACCTGATGCAGGACGACTACCTGAAAGAGACAGGGTTCTTCCGGCACTACGAGCACCCGACCGAAGGCGACATGGTGATGACGTCAATTCCTGTGCACTTCTCCGAGTCGCCGGGCAACGTGCGCTACCTGCCGCCGAACCTGGGCGAGCACAGCATCGAAGTACTCGTGGAGGCCGGATACACAGTGAGTGAGGCTGCGCAACTAAGCGGCCGCGCACCGGTTGAGGCGAGACGCACCCCAGAAACTGTTACGAAGGCTTGA
- a CDS encoding glucose 1-dehydrogenase, protein MKGLKNKVVVVTGGAGGIGTAISKRFGEEGSTVALFDLNTESAGRVVAEIESAGGKARAYRVDITDHEGVNAAVAQVEDELGPIEMLVNNAGWDMGAFFLQTEKPFWDKVVAINLYGPLNMHHAVLKRMAERGRGRVVNISSDAGRVGSSMEAVYSFCKGGIIAFSKTMAREMARQQIPVNVVCPGPTATALLDNLAQGERGERIKAALVKAVPFGRMGEPEDIAGTVAFLSSDDAAFITGQVISISGGLTMAG, encoded by the coding sequence ATGAAAGGTCTGAAGAACAAGGTCGTGGTTGTCACAGGTGGCGCAGGCGGCATCGGCACGGCCATCAGCAAACGCTTTGGCGAAGAAGGTTCCACGGTCGCGCTATTTGATCTGAACACAGAAAGTGCCGGGCGTGTAGTAGCCGAAATCGAGTCCGCCGGCGGCAAGGCTCGCGCCTATCGCGTCGACATCACCGATCACGAAGGCGTGAATGCGGCTGTTGCGCAAGTCGAGGATGAACTCGGCCCGATCGAGATGCTTGTCAACAATGCAGGCTGGGACATGGGCGCGTTCTTTCTCCAGACGGAAAAGCCGTTCTGGGACAAGGTAGTGGCCATCAATCTGTACGGCCCGCTGAACATGCACCACGCCGTTCTGAAGCGAATGGCCGAACGCGGCCGCGGGCGAGTGGTGAACATTTCGTCGGATGCGGGGCGCGTCGGTTCATCGATGGAGGCGGTGTACTCGTTCTGCAAGGGCGGAATCATTGCCTTTTCGAAGACCATGGCGCGTGAAATGGCGCGACAGCAGATTCCTGTCAATGTCGTCTGTCCCGGCCCTACGGCAACTGCATTGCTCGACAACCTGGCGCAGGGTGAAAGAGGCGAACGTATCAAGGCGGCACTGGTCAAGGCCGTACCATTCGGGCGCATGGGCGAACCCGAAGACATTGCCGGGACAGTCGCGTTCCTTTCCAGTGACGATGCCGCGTTCATCACCGGTCAGGTGATCAGCATTTCCGGCGGACTGACGATGGCCGGCTGA
- a CDS encoding enoyl-CoA hydratase-related protein encodes MEFQDILYREADGVATITLNRPNVYNAFNANTCEELIKAFGKAGWNKNIGVVVLTGAGEKAFCTGGDQSGDGYGGRGTVGLPIEELQSIIRDIPKPVIARVNGYAIGGGNVLVTICDLAIASETAIFGQVGPKVGSVDPGFGTAYLARIIGEKRAREIWYLCRKYSAKEALDWGLINAAVPVDQLDAETKKWCDEILQMSPTAIALAKRSFNIDSENIRGIGAFAMQALALYYDTDESKEGGNAFREKRKPEFRKYVK; translated from the coding sequence ATGGAATTTCAGGACATTCTCTATCGCGAAGCCGATGGAGTCGCGACTATCACCCTCAATCGCCCGAACGTGTACAACGCGTTCAACGCCAATACCTGCGAGGAATTGATCAAGGCGTTTGGCAAGGCCGGCTGGAACAAGAATATCGGCGTCGTCGTACTGACTGGCGCGGGCGAAAAGGCCTTCTGCACCGGTGGCGACCAGTCCGGCGACGGCTACGGCGGGCGCGGTACGGTGGGGCTGCCAATCGAAGAATTGCAGAGCATTATTCGTGACATTCCCAAACCCGTTATCGCTCGCGTCAATGGCTATGCGATCGGCGGGGGTAACGTCCTCGTCACGATCTGCGACCTCGCCATTGCTTCAGAGACAGCGATTTTCGGCCAGGTCGGCCCCAAGGTCGGGTCGGTTGATCCGGGTTTCGGCACCGCGTACCTTGCGCGCATCATCGGCGAGAAGCGAGCGCGTGAGATCTGGTATCTGTGCCGCAAATACAGCGCGAAAGAAGCGCTCGATTGGGGCTTGATCAACGCGGCCGTGCCGGTCGACCAGCTCGACGCCGAAACGAAGAAATGGTGCGACGAGATCCTGCAGATGAGCCCGACCGCCATCGCACTCGCCAAGCGTTCGTTTAACATCGATAGCGAAAACATCCGCGGCATCGGTGCGTTCGCGATGCAGGCGCTGGCGCTTTACTACGACACCGATGAGTCGAAGGAAGGCGGCAATGCGTTTCGTGAAAAACGCAAGCCGGAATTCCGAAAGTATGTGAAGTAA
- a CDS encoding enoyl-CoA hydratase, with protein sequence MEQSDVLVAHREGGVLTLTLNRPHVRNALNLALTRALVDALTAFEADDSLRVLIVTGADPAFCAGLDLGDFAAPDAPRSEVAAMIDMWPRLSKPVIAACNGAAVTGGLELAMGCDFIIASERARFADTHTKIGALAGGGMTARLPYIVGPRWAKQISFTSDPVDAATALRIGLVNEVISHATLLDRARALATTIASRAPVLIGTVKRVIDTGALGSLGEALDLERAALAERKAQGPMAWQTDRQMGRV encoded by the coding sequence ATGGAGCAATCTGACGTACTGGTTGCGCATCGCGAAGGTGGTGTTTTGACATTGACGTTAAACCGTCCGCACGTGCGCAATGCCTTGAACCTCGCGTTGACGCGAGCGCTTGTCGACGCCTTGACCGCCTTCGAGGCTGATGACAGCCTGCGTGTCCTGATTGTCACCGGTGCCGATCCGGCTTTTTGCGCGGGACTCGACCTCGGTGACTTTGCCGCCCCGGATGCGCCACGCAGCGAAGTGGCCGCCATGATCGACATGTGGCCCCGACTGAGTAAGCCCGTGATTGCGGCGTGTAACGGGGCGGCGGTCACCGGCGGCCTGGAACTGGCGATGGGGTGCGATTTCATCATCGCTTCGGAGCGCGCGCGTTTCGCCGATACACACACTAAAATCGGCGCGCTTGCAGGAGGAGGGATGACGGCGCGCTTACCGTACATTGTCGGTCCGCGCTGGGCCAAGCAGATCAGTTTTACCAGCGATCCCGTCGATGCCGCAACCGCGCTGCGCATTGGCCTCGTGAACGAGGTCATCTCACACGCAACGTTGCTCGATCGAGCCCGTGCGCTTGCCACCACGATAGCCAGTCGCGCGCCGGTTCTGATAGGCACCGTCAAGCGCGTGATCGACACGGGAGCACTCGGTTCGCTTGGCGAGGCGCTTGATCTCGAGAGGGCTGCGCTGGCCGAACGCAAGGCGCAGGGTCCCATGGCGTGGCAGACAGATCGCCAGATGGGCAGGGTGTAG
- a CDS encoding acyl-CoA dehydrogenase, with protein MTSLAGKKGRSMNFDLSDEQQMLQDSVQRFVQKNYTFEHRRKLASRGDGFSRDMWRTFGEMGWLGVAVPEAFGGPGFTAVESALVAEQLGRALVLEPYVMCGVFPAALVTRCASGGQRDALLAEIISGEAVIAVAHSEREARGAVSHVSTTARLIPGGRWRLDGRKTLVVGAPVADRLIVVARVAGGVRDEAGVALFVVDPYEAGVMLEPYRLLDGTPAANMVLDGVTVEATAAVGIPGETLLGLQLAVDEAIVASCAELVGDIDDTIELTSEYLKTRKQFGVPIGSFQALQHRIADMAIDAMQARATLHRALRALADDDAMRSVEVSGCKAQTIRSGKFVSQQGIQLHGGYGITDEYKVGHHYRRVLIVDALFGNMEYHLNRYARQIQADARAMAA; from the coding sequence ATGACTTCCCTGGCAGGCAAGAAAGGACGCAGCATGAACTTCGATCTGAGCGACGAACAGCAGATGTTGCAGGATAGCGTGCAGCGCTTTGTGCAAAAAAATTATACGTTCGAGCATCGACGCAAACTGGCTTCTCGTGGAGACGGCTTTTCGCGCGACATGTGGCGCACGTTCGGCGAGATGGGATGGCTCGGGGTCGCGGTGCCTGAGGCATTCGGCGGCCCAGGCTTTACGGCGGTAGAGAGCGCGCTGGTCGCCGAGCAACTCGGACGGGCGTTGGTGCTGGAGCCTTATGTCATGTGCGGCGTGTTCCCAGCCGCGCTGGTTACACGTTGTGCGAGCGGCGGACAACGCGATGCGTTGCTCGCGGAGATCATTTCGGGCGAAGCTGTTATTGCCGTCGCGCATAGCGAGCGTGAAGCACGAGGTGCCGTGTCACATGTGTCAACGACGGCTCGGCTGATACCGGGCGGCAGATGGCGTCTCGATGGCCGCAAGACGTTAGTGGTCGGTGCGCCGGTGGCGGATCGTTTGATCGTCGTTGCGCGCGTCGCCGGTGGCGTGCGCGATGAGGCAGGCGTGGCGCTCTTCGTAGTCGATCCGTATGAGGCTGGCGTGATGCTCGAGCCATACAGGTTGCTCGACGGCACGCCCGCTGCCAACATGGTTCTCGACGGCGTGACGGTTGAAGCAACCGCAGCGGTTGGCATACCTGGTGAGACGCTGCTGGGCCTGCAGCTAGCAGTCGACGAAGCCATCGTCGCGAGTTGCGCGGAGCTCGTGGGGGATATCGACGACACAATCGAACTCACGTCGGAATACCTGAAGACGCGCAAGCAGTTCGGCGTGCCCATTGGCAGTTTTCAGGCGCTCCAGCACCGGATTGCCGATATGGCGATCGACGCCATGCAGGCTAGGGCAACGCTGCATCGGGCGCTACGTGCGCTCGCCGACGACGACGCAATGCGAAGCGTAGAGGTGTCGGGATGCAAAGCCCAGACTATCCGCAGCGGCAAGTTCGTCTCGCAGCAAGGTATCCAGTTGCACGGCGGCTACGGCATCACCGATGAGTACAAGGTCGGTCATCACTACCGGCGGGTGCTGATCGTTGATGCGCTGTTTGGCAATATGGAGTATCACCTGAATCGTTACGCGCGGCAGATTCAGGCCGACGCCCGTGCGATGGCTGCTTGA
- a CDS encoding acyl-CoA dehydrogenase family protein, translating to MDFHVDPADKAFRKEVQDFLKAHLPSDLAWRGQQGFLAGDDDALRWTRILHETRGWSVPHWPKDVGGTGWTAAQRYIFEEECYLAGTPAQNQAGVSLVGPVICEFGNEEQKRRFLPPIQRGEVFWAQGFSEPGSGSDLASLRTTAVRDGDHYIVNGQKIWTSFGTYGQWNFVLVRTDPEAKPQKGISFLLLDMKSPGVTVRPIATLDGCNHLAEVFYDNVRVPVENLIGEENKGWGYTKFLLFNERAFLGAEAPALKRYLRKIRHYAIRECTGGTPVIEDPTFAARLAQYELEVLAIDMAVQKILHQGLDERSGGMAVGSMLKVRGSELHQKLTEMLLEVIGDYGAVFYADPNEDRELRDQTFVGPAYAPGLAAEVFYRRACTIYGGTAEIQRNIIAKALFGL from the coding sequence ATGGATTTTCACGTCGATCCCGCGGACAAAGCCTTCCGCAAAGAGGTCCAGGACTTTCTCAAGGCGCATTTGCCGTCTGATCTCGCCTGGCGCGGCCAGCAAGGCTTTCTCGCGGGTGACGACGACGCGTTGCGCTGGACCCGCATCCTGCATGAAACGCGCGGCTGGTCAGTACCGCACTGGCCGAAGGACGTCGGCGGTACGGGATGGACAGCCGCGCAACGCTATATCTTTGAGGAAGAGTGTTATCTGGCAGGCACGCCTGCGCAGAACCAGGCCGGGGTGTCGCTGGTCGGGCCGGTGATTTGCGAATTCGGTAACGAAGAGCAGAAGCGCCGCTTCCTGCCGCCTATCCAGCGCGGCGAAGTGTTCTGGGCTCAGGGTTTTTCCGAGCCGGGATCGGGTTCAGACCTTGCGTCGCTGCGCACGACGGCCGTTCGCGACGGGGATCACTATATCGTCAACGGTCAGAAGATCTGGACCAGCTTTGGAACCTATGGTCAGTGGAACTTCGTGCTCGTGCGGACCGATCCGGAAGCCAAACCGCAGAAGGGCATTTCCTTTCTGCTGCTCGACATGAAGTCGCCCGGCGTCACCGTGCGGCCCATTGCGACACTTGACGGTTGCAACCACCTCGCCGAAGTGTTTTACGACAACGTCCGTGTTCCGGTCGAGAATCTGATCGGCGAAGAGAACAAGGGGTGGGGCTACACGAAGTTTCTGCTGTTCAATGAGCGCGCTTTCCTTGGCGCGGAAGCCCCGGCGCTGAAGCGCTATCTGCGCAAGATCCGGCACTACGCGATCCGGGAGTGTACGGGCGGCACGCCCGTGATCGAAGATCCGACGTTCGCGGCGAGACTTGCCCAATACGAACTCGAAGTGCTCGCCATCGATATGGCGGTGCAGAAGATCCTGCATCAGGGTCTGGACGAACGCAGCGGTGGCATGGCCGTCGGGTCGATGCTCAAGGTGCGCGGCTCCGAGTTGCATCAGAAGCTGACTGAGATGCTGTTGGAAGTTATCGGCGATTACGGCGCGGTGTTCTATGCCGACCCAAACGAAGATCGCGAGCTGCGGGACCAGACCTTCGTTGGGCCAGCTTACGCGCCGGGTCTCGCGGCTGAGGTGTTCTACCGGCGCGCCTGCACGATTTACGGCGGTACGGCGGAAATCCAGCGGAACATCATCGCCAAGGCGCTGTTCGGGCTGTGA
- a CDS encoding AMP-binding protein, which yields MNAGPLSHDPLMDVPFRVLRLGGTKAIVERRPDGSVVYELDETLDPYPKRLTERLVHWATVAPERSLLARRTADGASWEHLTYRQALDGARALGEALLALGLSPARPLMILSDRSFEHALLALAALHVGIPYVPVTSAYSLLSEDFSKLRHLAAVCMPGLVFADDGALYGRALREVFGDVECLVSGTLPEGRTASRFSDWLATPVTAAVDEAFEKVGPDTIGKIMFTSGTTGAPKGVIYSQRMLCSNRQQVAQTFAFLQDAPPVLVDWLPWHHTFGGTHNFGMVVYGGGTYYMDPGKPAPEQIGPTVKALREIAPVIYLNTPQGLAALIPHLRADETLRRNFFSRLALIYYGGASLPEYIWAALDDLAVKTIGQRVLIMSGLGGTEAGPTPMSAAWDPRREAIAGLPVPGVKVKVVPVGSKLEIRYAGDCVTPGYWKDPERTAASFDEDGYFCSGDAGAFIDPQDLEKGLRFDGRLAENFKLSSGTWVNVAELRLVALNVFSPYARDVVIAGHDRDFLTALVFPDLEACRALCDDLLEPMPDVDRIVGSAGVRAHFQSGLDTLGIRPGGSSSRIMRIALESVQPTLDNGELSAKGAISQANVLARRRDVVAELYQPVPTARTLVARSASAAGIASQTR from the coding sequence ATGAATGCAGGTCCGCTTTCACACGATCCTTTGATGGATGTGCCGTTTCGAGTGCTTCGCCTTGGCGGTACGAAGGCCATCGTCGAGCGGCGTCCTGACGGTAGTGTGGTCTATGAGCTGGACGAAACATTGGATCCTTACCCTAAGCGGCTTACTGAGCGTCTGGTGCATTGGGCCACGGTCGCGCCTGAGCGGTCCCTGCTTGCGCGACGGACAGCCGATGGCGCCAGCTGGGAGCATTTGACGTACCGGCAGGCGCTCGATGGCGCACGCGCGCTCGGCGAGGCTCTGCTTGCCCTGGGCCTGTCGCCCGCCAGGCCGTTGATGATCCTCTCGGACCGCAGTTTTGAACATGCGTTGCTGGCGCTGGCGGCGTTGCATGTCGGCATACCCTATGTGCCTGTTACATCGGCCTATTCGTTGTTGTCGGAAGACTTTTCCAAGCTAAGACATCTCGCAGCGGTGTGCATGCCAGGTCTGGTGTTTGCGGACGACGGTGCGCTTTACGGCCGCGCGCTGCGCGAAGTATTCGGCGACGTCGAATGTCTGGTGAGCGGCACGCTGCCAGAAGGACGTACCGCTTCGCGCTTTTCGGACTGGCTTGCCACGCCGGTTACCGCCGCAGTCGACGAGGCGTTTGAAAAGGTCGGTCCCGATACGATCGGCAAGATCATGTTCACGTCAGGTACGACCGGCGCACCGAAGGGCGTGATTTACTCGCAACGCATGCTGTGCAGCAACCGGCAGCAGGTCGCGCAGACTTTTGCGTTTCTTCAGGATGCACCGCCGGTACTGGTGGACTGGTTGCCATGGCATCACACCTTCGGAGGGACGCACAACTTCGGCATGGTCGTATACGGCGGCGGGACCTACTACATGGATCCTGGCAAACCCGCGCCGGAGCAGATTGGTCCGACAGTCAAGGCATTGCGGGAAATCGCACCCGTTATCTACCTCAATACGCCTCAAGGACTGGCGGCGCTGATTCCGCATTTGCGCGCTGACGAAACGCTGCGGCGGAATTTCTTCAGCAGATTGGCGTTGATCTACTACGGCGGCGCCAGCTTGCCGGAATACATCTGGGCCGCACTCGACGACCTTGCCGTCAAGACAATCGGTCAGCGCGTGCTGATCATGTCCGGGCTTGGTGGTACGGAAGCGGGTCCGACGCCGATGTCGGCGGCGTGGGATCCGCGTCGGGAAGCGATTGCGGGGCTGCCTGTGCCGGGCGTCAAGGTCAAGGTCGTGCCGGTTGGCTCGAAGCTGGAAATTCGTTATGCGGGAGACTGCGTGACGCCGGGTTACTGGAAGGATCCCGAACGGACTGCCGCATCTTTCGACGAGGATGGCTACTTCTGCTCGGGCGATGCCGGCGCGTTCATCGATCCGCAGGATCTCGAGAAAGGCCTGCGCTTCGATGGTCGCCTCGCCGAAAACTTCAAGTTGTCTTCCGGCACCTGGGTGAATGTGGCCGAACTGAGACTCGTCGCGTTGAACGTGTTTTCACCTTACGCGCGTGACGTCGTGATTGCCGGTCATGATCGGGATTTTCTCACTGCTCTCGTTTTCCCTGACCTGGAAGCGTGTCGCGCACTATGCGACGACCTGCTCGAGCCGATGCCGGACGTGGACCGGATCGTTGGCAGCGCCGGTGTGCGCGCGCACTTCCAGAGCGGCCTCGACACATTGGGCATACGCCCTGGCGGTAGTTCGAGCCGAATTATGCGAATTGCGCTGGAAAGCGTGCAACCCACCCTCGACAACGGTGAATTGAGCGCGAAAGGGGCGATCAGTCAGGCCAACGTCCTTGCGCGAAGACGCGACGTAGTAGCGGAGCTGTATCAACCGGTTCCCACGGCGCGCACGCTGGTGGCCCGAAGCGCCAGTGCTGCGGGCATCGCAAGCCAGACCCGATGA
- the bktB gene encoding beta-ketothiolase BktB gives MQREVVIASSVRTAIGDFGGALASVAPTQLGATVVREALSRAHVEGDAVGHVVFGNVIHTDPRDMYLARVAALEGGVSTDAPALTLNRLCGSGLQAIISAAQAIWLGDTDIAIGGGAENMTRAAYLATGARWGARMGDIRLIDMMVGALTDPFSACHMGVTAENVAAKYGVTRDDQDALAVESHRRAGRAVEAGYFKEQIVPVAVHSRQGTTMFELDEHIRPTTTVDELAKLRPAFQKDGTVTAGNASGLNDGAAAVLLMERSAAEARGIRPLARLVAYAHAGVDPQYMGVGPVPATRKVLKRAGLAVADLDVIEANEAFAAQACAVAKELEFDPARVNPNGSGISLGHPIGATGAMITVKALHELQRIGGRYALVTMCIGGGQGIAAIFERI, from the coding sequence ATGCAGAGAGAAGTCGTAATTGCAAGCAGCGTTCGTACTGCGATCGGCGATTTCGGAGGCGCGCTGGCCTCTGTCGCGCCTACCCAACTCGGCGCGACTGTCGTCCGTGAAGCACTCTCGCGAGCGCACGTGGAGGGCGACGCGGTCGGCCACGTCGTGTTCGGCAACGTTATCCATACCGACCCGAGGGACATGTATCTCGCGCGGGTCGCGGCACTCGAAGGCGGGGTCAGCACGGACGCGCCGGCGCTGACGCTGAACCGCCTGTGCGGCTCGGGTCTGCAGGCGATCATCTCGGCCGCGCAGGCGATCTGGCTTGGTGACACGGACATCGCGATCGGCGGCGGTGCGGAAAACATGACGCGCGCGGCCTATCTCGCGACCGGCGCGCGCTGGGGTGCGCGCATGGGCGACATCCGGTTGATCGACATGATGGTCGGTGCACTGACCGATCCCTTTAGCGCGTGCCACATGGGAGTCACTGCCGAGAATGTTGCGGCAAAATACGGCGTCACCCGCGACGACCAGGACGCACTTGCCGTGGAGTCGCATCGCCGCGCTGGACGGGCCGTCGAAGCCGGGTATTTCAAGGAGCAAATTGTTCCAGTCGCGGTGCACTCCAGGCAAGGGACGACAATGTTCGAACTCGACGAACACATTCGCCCTACGACTACCGTCGACGAACTGGCCAAGCTGCGTCCGGCGTTTCAGAAGGACGGCACCGTCACGGCCGGCAACGCGTCAGGCCTCAACGACGGCGCCGCCGCCGTGCTGCTGATGGAGCGAAGCGCGGCCGAGGCTCGCGGTATCCGCCCGCTGGCGCGACTGGTTGCTTACGCTCATGCCGGCGTGGATCCGCAGTACATGGGCGTGGGTCCTGTGCCGGCGACCCGGAAGGTACTGAAACGGGCAGGACTTGCCGTGGCGGACCTCGACGTCATCGAAGCCAACGAAGCGTTCGCCGCACAGGCATGTGCCGTCGCAAAGGAACTGGAGTTCGACCCTGCACGGGTCAATCCGAACGGCTCGGGCATCTCGCTTGGTCACCCCATTGGCGCAACCGGTGCGATGATTACGGTCAAGGCACTCCATGAATTGCAGCGGATCGGTGGCCGCTATGCGCTCGTGACGATGTGCATCGGTGGCGGTCAGGGCATCGCGGCCATCTTCGAGCGTATCTAA